A stretch of Paludisphaera borealis DNA encodes these proteins:
- a CDS encoding acyltransferase family protein, with protein MSVDAQISAGLSTDGRQDPSVGSEGSLAPVVEARQNAARKDKLSSVDGLRGMAVGIVILFHLYEHWPETLSPLTDRVLRATHFGYTGVSLFFVLSGFCLSYSLLRREAAGRSSSFSSYMASRFHRIAPPYYISILLYLLVPSVKWLTSGQASDDLTWRQVTSHLMFLHGFREDTLYGICASYWTLAVEMQFYLVLPILYFCAKKFGVTWVVVAAALSSLAWALNSGDTRSMTHGVFLARWTEFALGIAVAFWFVRAREPLSPTGEGTLLGASGVFLASAAAFASRNEFSSNLQFGLGYALLLSAILSSSRRGRGISTLFERPWIVLAGQISYSLYLTHVFSQGKIRVLLYRLLPNPGVLGELGMILVTLITIWVGGWVFYQLVERHFLRSIDLRSSRKPAPEVH; from the coding sequence ATGAGCGTTGATGCGCAGATTTCGGCGGGGCTCTCGACGGACGGCCGCCAAGACCCCTCGGTCGGCTCCGAAGGGAGCCTAGCGCCGGTTGTGGAGGCCCGACAAAACGCCGCAAGGAAAGACAAGCTTTCGAGCGTCGACGGACTTCGAGGGATGGCCGTCGGGATTGTCATCTTATTTCATCTGTACGAGCACTGGCCCGAGACGCTCTCGCCTCTCACCGATCGTGTCTTGCGGGCGACCCACTTCGGCTATACGGGCGTTTCCCTCTTCTTCGTCCTCAGCGGATTCTGTCTGAGCTACTCGCTGCTGAGGCGGGAAGCCGCCGGTCGATCGTCGAGTTTCTCATCGTACATGGCGTCGAGATTCCATAGGATAGCTCCCCCGTACTACATCTCGATCTTGCTGTATCTTCTCGTCCCGTCCGTGAAGTGGCTGACGAGCGGCCAGGCATCGGACGATCTGACATGGCGTCAGGTGACCAGCCACCTGATGTTTCTCCACGGATTTCGCGAAGATACGCTGTACGGCATCTGCGCCTCCTACTGGACCCTCGCGGTCGAGATGCAGTTTTACCTCGTGTTGCCGATTCTCTACTTCTGCGCCAAGAAATTCGGCGTCACATGGGTCGTTGTCGCGGCGGCGCTCTCTTCGTTGGCATGGGCCTTGAATTCCGGCGACACCCGGAGCATGACTCACGGCGTCTTCCTGGCGCGCTGGACCGAGTTCGCACTGGGGATCGCCGTCGCCTTCTGGTTTGTGAGGGCGCGGGAGCCGTTGAGCCCGACCGGGGAAGGGACGTTGCTGGGCGCCTCGGGCGTCTTCCTTGCGTCGGCCGCCGCTTTTGCGTCGCGGAATGAATTCAGCTCGAACTTGCAATTCGGTTTGGGATACGCGCTGCTGCTGAGCGCGATACTTTCCTCGTCTCGTCGAGGGAGAGGGATTTCGACGCTCTTCGAACGTCCCTGGATCGTGTTGGCCGGGCAAATCTCCTACAGCCTCTATCTGACCCACGTGTTTTCACAAGGCAAGATCAGAGTGCTGCTGTATCGACTGCTTCCAAACCCCGGCGTCCTGGGCGAATTAGGCATGATCCTCGTGACGCTCATCACGATCTGGGTCGGGGGATGGGTCTTCTATCAGTTGGTCGAGCGTCATTTTCTCAGGTCCATCGACCTGCGGTCGTCTCGAAAACCCGCACCCGAAGTTCATTAG
- a CDS encoding DUF1552 domain-containing protein, translated as MARTRNRRDFLRELGVSAAALPFAMNLPSLGFAAEPMRKKRLVVMFSPNGVIPSAFWPDEAGKDFKFKESLTPLEPFKDRTMILHGVCDKVRGDGDNHMRGMGCLLTGIELFPGNIQGGSDTPAGWASGLSIDQEIKRKLQSDPKTRTRFGSLEFGVMVPERADTWTRMVYDGPNKPVAPIDNPYQMFAKLYGRMKDQETLKSILDDVQSDLKTLEAAVSVEDRRILEEHATFVREMEQELKSEPVAGAGASHAVPEIEQGIKEENDNIPKISKTQIELMVQSFSADFARVATLQYTNSVGGAKMHWIGVNEGHHELSHNPDSDKASVEKLTKINKWFCEQLAYLTKRLAETPEPGGPGSLLDNTTIIWTNELGKGNSHTLDDIPFVLVGNGLDFKMGQSIKFPKVPHNRLLLSIAHGMGHEITKFGNPDHCGAGPLTGLS; from the coding sequence ATGGCCCGGACCCGCAACCGACGCGATTTTCTCCGCGAATTGGGTGTCAGCGCGGCGGCCCTGCCGTTCGCGATGAACCTCCCCAGCCTGGGCTTCGCCGCCGAGCCGATGCGCAAGAAACGCCTGGTCGTGATGTTCAGCCCCAACGGCGTGATCCCGTCGGCGTTCTGGCCGGACGAGGCCGGGAAGGATTTCAAGTTCAAGGAAAGCCTCACGCCGCTGGAGCCGTTCAAGGATCGGACGATGATCCTCCACGGCGTCTGCGACAAGGTTCGCGGCGACGGCGACAACCACATGCGCGGGATGGGCTGCCTGCTGACCGGCATCGAGCTGTTCCCGGGCAACATCCAAGGGGGCTCCGACACGCCGGCCGGCTGGGCGAGCGGGCTGTCGATCGACCAGGAGATCAAGCGGAAGCTCCAGTCCGACCCCAAAACGCGGACCCGGTTCGGCTCGCTCGAATTCGGCGTGATGGTCCCCGAACGGGCCGACACCTGGACCCGGATGGTCTACGACGGCCCCAACAAGCCGGTCGCGCCGATCGACAACCCGTACCAGATGTTCGCCAAGCTCTACGGTCGGATGAAGGACCAGGAAACCCTCAAGAGCATCCTCGACGACGTCCAGAGCGACCTCAAGACGCTCGAAGCCGCCGTGAGCGTCGAGGACCGTCGGATTCTCGAAGAGCACGCCACGTTCGTCCGCGAGATGGAGCAAGAGCTGAAGTCTGAGCCGGTCGCCGGCGCGGGCGCGAGCCACGCCGTGCCCGAGATCGAGCAGGGGATCAAGGAAGAGAACGACAACATCCCCAAGATCAGCAAGACCCAGATCGAGCTGATGGTGCAGAGCTTCTCGGCCGACTTCGCCCGGGTCGCCACGCTCCAGTACACAAACTCGGTCGGCGGGGCGAAGATGCACTGGATCGGCGTCAACGAGGGGCACCACGAGCTGTCGCACAACCCGGACAGCGACAAGGCGTCGGTCGAGAAGCTCACGAAGATCAACAAGTGGTTCTGCGAGCAGCTCGCCTACCTCACCAAGCGGCTGGCCGAGACCCCCGAGCCGGGAGGCCCCGGGTCGCTGCTCGACAACACGACGATCATCTGGACCAACGAGCTGGGCAAGGGCAACTCGCATACCCTCGACGACATCCCGTTCGTCCTGGTCGGCAACGGCCTCGACTTCAAGATGGGCCAGTCGATCAAGTTCCCCAAGGTGCCGCACAACCGCCTGTTGCTGTCGATCGCCCACGGCATGGGCCACGAGATCACCAAGTTCGGCAACCCCGACCACTGCGGCGCCGGCCCCCTGACCGGTCTGTCCTGA
- a CDS encoding DUF1592 domain-containing protein yields MNPQQTSKFGSRTPWLAAVFSFALTATWCGFVRAADPPKGEAVYAKQCLACHGKAGEGSKEYPHALVGDKSVQELAKYITKTMPEDDPGTCTGDDAQKVAEYIHDAFYSNIARARNQPARIELSRLTVRQYQNALADLIGWVRGPMVWDGPKGLQGEYYKTHQHWKKENRLIDRVDPTVQFDFGVNLPGSDKEVGHLFFVRWQGGVLAPETGDYEFIVRTEHSTKLWVNDPKTPLIDRWVKSGNDTEFRETIRLIGGRVYPIRLEMSKGKQGEKDGKKDPDPPPTKASIALLWKQPKQAVEVIPQRNLSPKWTPELFVLQTPFPPDDRSIGYERGTSISKAWDSATTDAALEAAGYVVAHIEELAKVKADAADREAKLKAFCAEFAERAFRRPLTEDQRKVLVDRQFGKGGDLNAAVKRSVILVLKSTRFLYHEPTGSLDAHDVAARLSFGLWDSLPDQPLREAAAAGKLATREQVAQQADRMTADLRTRGKVRELLLQWLRVDRTGEMAKDPKLFPNFDESIVSDLRTSLEMFLDDVVWEGGSDYRRFLQADDLYLNGRLAQFYGAKLPADAPFQKVKLEGEPRAGVVTHPYLMASFAYTTASSPIHRGVFVTRGVLGRVLQPPPEAVAPLAPDLHAGLTTRERVDLQTSPKSCQVCHTMINPVGFALENYDAVGRFRKEEKGKPVNAVGAYQSKTGELATFDGPKDLAAYLAASPESHSAFVQQMFHHLVKQPLNAFGGDELAKLTKSFENQSFNIRKLMVDVMASSALTPRQTDPKPSGGATPVASSR; encoded by the coding sequence ATGAATCCTCAGCAGACATCGAAATTCGGCTCGCGCACGCCCTGGCTGGCGGCGGTCTTCTCGTTCGCTCTGACGGCGACGTGGTGCGGATTCGTCCGCGCCGCCGACCCTCCGAAGGGCGAGGCCGTGTATGCGAAGCAATGCCTGGCGTGCCACGGCAAGGCGGGCGAGGGGAGCAAGGAGTACCCGCACGCGCTGGTGGGCGACAAGTCGGTCCAGGAACTCGCCAAGTACATCACCAAGACGATGCCCGAGGACGACCCGGGAACCTGCACGGGCGACGACGCCCAGAAGGTGGCCGAATACATCCACGACGCGTTCTATTCGAATATCGCCCGGGCCCGCAACCAGCCCGCGCGGATCGAGCTGTCGCGGCTGACGGTCCGGCAGTATCAGAACGCCCTGGCCGACCTGATCGGCTGGGTTCGCGGGCCGATGGTCTGGGACGGCCCCAAGGGGTTGCAAGGCGAATACTACAAGACGCACCAGCACTGGAAGAAGGAGAATCGGCTCATCGACCGGGTCGATCCGACCGTCCAGTTCGATTTCGGCGTCAACCTGCCCGGCTCCGACAAGGAGGTCGGGCACCTGTTCTTCGTCCGGTGGCAGGGAGGCGTTCTCGCACCCGAGACCGGCGACTACGAATTCATCGTCCGCACCGAGCACTCGACGAAGCTCTGGGTCAACGACCCCAAGACGCCGCTCATCGATCGCTGGGTCAAGTCGGGCAACGACACCGAGTTCCGCGAGACGATCCGGCTGATCGGCGGCCGGGTCTACCCGATTCGGCTCGAAATGTCGAAGGGCAAGCAGGGGGAGAAAGACGGCAAGAAAGACCCCGACCCGCCGCCGACCAAAGCCTCGATCGCTCTGCTCTGGAAGCAGCCCAAACAGGCCGTCGAGGTCATCCCCCAGCGCAATCTTTCGCCCAAGTGGACCCCCGAGCTGTTCGTGCTCCAGACGCCGTTCCCCCCCGACGACCGAAGCATCGGCTACGAGCGCGGGACGTCGATCTCGAAGGCGTGGGACTCGGCCACGACCGACGCGGCCCTCGAAGCGGCCGGCTACGTCGTCGCGCACATCGAGGAGCTGGCCAAGGTCAAGGCCGACGCGGCCGACCGCGAGGCCAAGCTGAAGGCGTTCTGCGCCGAGTTCGCCGAACGCGCGTTCCGCCGCCCGCTCACCGAAGACCAGCGCAAGGTCCTCGTCGATCGGCAGTTCGGAAAGGGGGGCGATCTGAACGCGGCGGTCAAGCGGTCGGTGATCCTGGTCCTCAAGTCGACCCGGTTCCTTTATCACGAACCCACCGGCTCGCTCGACGCCCACGACGTGGCCGCGCGGCTGTCGTTCGGGCTCTGGGATTCGCTGCCCGACCAACCGCTCCGCGAGGCCGCCGCGGCCGGCAAACTGGCGACCCGCGAGCAAGTCGCCCAGCAGGCCGACCGGATGACCGCCGATCTGCGGACCCGGGGCAAGGTCCGCGAGCTGCTGCTCCAGTGGCTCCGGGTCGATCGCACGGGCGAGATGGCGAAAGACCCCAAACTGTTCCCGAACTTCGACGAGTCGATCGTCTCCGACCTGCGGACCTCGTTGGAGATGTTCCTCGACGACGTGGTATGGGAAGGGGGCTCCGACTACCGGCGGTTCCTCCAGGCGGACGACCTCTACTTGAACGGCCGGCTGGCCCAGTTTTACGGTGCCAAGCTCCCCGCCGACGCCCCGTTTCAGAAAGTGAAGCTCGAAGGCGAGCCGAGGGCGGGGGTGGTGACGCATCCTTATCTGATGGCGAGCTTCGCCTACACGACGGCCAGCTCGCCGATCCACCGAGGCGTATTCGTCACCCGGGGGGTTCTGGGCCGGGTGTTGCAGCCTCCCCCGGAGGCGGTCGCTCCGCTGGCCCCGGATCTGCACGCCGGCCTGACCACGCGCGAGCGGGTCGACCTGCAAACCAGTCCCAAATCGTGCCAGGTGTGCCACACGATGATCAATCCCGTCGGCTTCGCCCTGGAGAACTACGACGCCGTCGGCCGGTTCCGCAAGGAAGAGAAGGGCAAGCCCGTCAACGCGGTCGGCGCCTACCAGTCGAAGACCGGCGAGCTCGCCACGTTCGACGGCCCGAAGGATCTCGCGGCTTATCTGGCGGCCAGCCCGGAGTCGCACTCGGCCTTCGTTCAGCAGATGTTCCACCATCTGGTCAAGCAGCCGCTGAACGCGTTCGGCGGCGACGAGCTGGCGAAATTGACGAAATCGTTCGAGAATCAGAGCTTCAACATCCGCAAGTTGATGGTGGACGTCATGGCCTCCTCGGCCTTGACCCCGCGACAAACCGACCCGAAACCCTCGGGCGGCGCAACGCCCGTCGCTTCGAGCCGCTGA
- a CDS encoding plasmid stabilization protein — translation MPRGDKSKYTDKQERQAKHIEESYESRGVDEAEAKSRAWATVNKESGGGKKSGSGRGKAVSHASSKKGGEKGGDASAARTPAERSASAKKAAATRKRSREAHSE, via the coding sequence ATGCCCAGGGGCGACAAATCCAAGTACACAGACAAGCAAGAACGTCAGGCCAAGCACATCGAAGAAAGCTACGAGTCGCGCGGCGTCGATGAAGCCGAGGCCAAGAGCCGGGCGTGGGCGACCGTGAACAAGGAGTCCGGCGGCGGCAAGAAGTCGGGTTCCGGCCGTGGCAAGGCCGTCTCCCACGCATCGAGCAAGAAAGGCGGCGAAAAAGGGGGGGACGCCTCCGCCGCTCGCACTCCCGCCGAACGCTCCGCCTCCGCCAAGAAAGCCGCCGCCACTCGCAAACGCAGCCGCGAAGCACACTCCGAATAA
- a CDS encoding heavy metal translocating P-type ATPase, producing the protein MKTPTSDVIAALGAKEVVIAVMAVAAIGIHLVLRFGVAATGAVFGLPAQEIPLLVALACGVPLVVDLATHMVRGEFSSDLLAGISIVTSVVLGEYLAGTLVVLMLSGGQALEAFAVRRASFALEALAKRLPALAHRKTDGDVADVPLAEIAVGDALVVFPHETCPVDGVVLEGRSTMNESYLTGEPYLLPKATGSAVLSGAVNGDGALTIRAEKTAVDSRYAKIMQVMRESEQRRPRLRRLGDQLGAVYTPLAIALAVLAWAFSGDASRFLAVLVVATPCPLLIAIPVAIIGSISLAARRGVIIKDPAVLELIDTCRVAIFDKTGTLTYGQPKLTEILPAHGFTKDETLGAVASLERYSRHPLASAMIDAAAEAKLPLQEAGEVSERPGEGLRGVIGGRTIQVTSRKKLALQSPTAAEPLPPLSGGLECVVLIDGRYAATFRFRDEPRAEGMSFVRHLKPQHGFDRVLLVSGDRETEVRYLAEKVGVTEVYSSQSPEQKLALVRQETSRANTVFMGDGINDAPALTAATVGIAFGQGSDVTAEAAGVVILDSSLERVDELLHIGRRMRSIALQSAVGGMGLSLIGMLIAAAGYLPPVAGAISQEVIDVLAVLNAMRAAVTPRTLSDYQTRPPAG; encoded by the coding sequence ATGAAAACACCGACGTCCGACGTCATCGCGGCTCTCGGCGCAAAAGAGGTCGTCATCGCCGTGATGGCCGTGGCGGCGATTGGGATTCACCTGGTGCTGCGGTTCGGCGTCGCTGCGACGGGCGCGGTCTTCGGACTGCCGGCGCAGGAGATTCCTCTCCTGGTCGCGTTGGCGTGTGGCGTCCCGCTGGTGGTGGATCTGGCGACCCACATGGTGCGCGGGGAGTTCAGCTCCGACCTGCTCGCCGGGATCTCGATCGTGACGTCGGTGGTTCTCGGCGAGTATCTGGCGGGGACGCTGGTCGTGCTGATGCTGTCGGGCGGGCAGGCGCTGGAGGCGTTCGCCGTGCGCCGGGCGTCGTTCGCCCTGGAGGCGCTGGCGAAACGGTTGCCGGCCCTGGCGCATCGTAAGACCGATGGGGATGTGGCCGACGTCCCGCTCGCCGAGATCGCGGTCGGCGACGCTCTGGTGGTCTTCCCGCATGAGACCTGCCCCGTCGACGGCGTCGTGCTTGAAGGTCGGAGCACGATGAACGAGTCGTATCTGACGGGCGAGCCGTATCTGTTGCCCAAGGCGACGGGTTCGGCGGTCCTCTCCGGGGCCGTCAACGGCGACGGCGCCTTGACGATCCGGGCCGAAAAAACCGCCGTCGATTCGCGATACGCCAAGATCATGCAGGTCATGCGCGAATCGGAACAGCGACGGCCCCGACTGCGGCGCCTCGGCGATCAGCTCGGCGCGGTGTACACGCCGCTGGCGATCGCTCTCGCTGTTCTGGCCTGGGCGTTCAGCGGCGACGCCTCGCGCTTTCTGGCTGTGCTGGTGGTCGCGACCCCCTGCCCTCTGTTGATCGCGATTCCGGTGGCGATCATCGGCTCGATCTCCCTGGCTGCGCGTCGCGGCGTCATCATCAAAGACCCAGCCGTGCTCGAATTGATCGACACCTGCCGCGTCGCCATCTTCGACAAGACGGGCACACTCACCTACGGGCAGCCGAAACTGACCGAAATCCTCCCGGCCCACGGCTTCACGAAGGATGAAACCCTCGGGGCCGTGGCGAGCCTCGAACGCTACTCGCGCCACCCGCTGGCGTCCGCCATGATCGACGCCGCTGCGGAGGCGAAACTTCCGCTTCAGGAGGCCGGCGAGGTCAGCGAACGACCGGGCGAAGGCCTGCGCGGGGTGATCGGCGGCCGGACGATCCAGGTGACCAGCCGGAAGAAGCTCGCCCTTCAATCGCCGACGGCCGCCGAGCCGCTGCCGCCGCTCTCCGGAGGGCTGGAGTGCGTCGTCCTCATCGATGGTCGCTACGCGGCGACGTTCCGGTTCCGCGACGAACCGCGCGCGGAGGGCATGTCGTTCGTCCGGCACCTGAAACCTCAGCACGGTTTCGATCGCGTGCTGCTCGTCTCGGGCGATCGCGAAACCGAGGTCCGCTACCTCGCCGAAAAGGTCGGCGTCACCGAGGTTTACTCCAGCCAGAGCCCGGAGCAGAAGCTGGCCCTGGTGCGCCAGGAGACTAGTCGGGCCAACACGGTTTTCATGGGGGACGGGATCAACGACGCCCCGGCGCTGACGGCCGCGACCGTGGGGATCGCCTTCGGTCAGGGGAGCGACGTGACCGCCGAGGCGGCCGGCGTGGTCATCCTCGACAGCTCACTGGAGCGCGTCGACGAACTGCTGCACATCGGACGGCGGATGCGATCGATCGCGTTGCAGAGCGCCGTCGGCGGGATGGGCCTGAGCCTGATCGGCATGCTCATCGCGGCCGCCGGCTACTTGCCGCCGGTCGCCGGCGCGATTTCGCAAGAGGTGATCGACGTCCTCGCCGTGCTCAACGCCATGCGCGCCGCCGTCACTCCGCGAACGCTGTCCGACTATCAAACGCGGCCTCCGGCGGGTTGA
- a CDS encoding sterol desaturase family protein — protein sequence MSQLMGPQLHAFLIDVFRLSLWLTILVVIFVPLERLFAAHPQKIFRKGIATDLGYYFLSSLVPALLLSVPVGLLAWAVHRAVPGGVLATAAALPLWARALAGLVAGEVGYYWGHRWSHEIPYLWRFHSIHHSAEEVDFLVNTRAHPVDMVFGRFCGLVPIYVLGLGSPASPAGSAAPVVATLIGTVWGFFIHANVRWRFGPLEWLISTPAFHHWHHTTTPVNRNYASTLPWLDRIFGTHYLPRKEWPAAYGIKAKLPDTLVGQLAYPLRAETPTINPPEAAFDSRTAFAE from the coding sequence ATGTCGCAGCTCATGGGTCCGCAACTTCACGCCTTCCTGATCGACGTCTTCCGGCTCTCCCTTTGGCTGACGATCTTGGTCGTGATCTTCGTGCCGCTGGAGCGGCTTTTCGCCGCCCATCCGCAAAAGATCTTCCGCAAGGGGATCGCCACGGATCTCGGCTACTATTTCCTGAGCAGCCTGGTTCCCGCCCTGCTGCTGAGCGTGCCGGTCGGCCTGCTGGCCTGGGCCGTCCATCGCGCAGTGCCGGGCGGTGTTCTGGCGACGGCAGCCGCCTTGCCGCTCTGGGCGCGCGCGCTCGCCGGGCTGGTGGCGGGCGAGGTCGGCTATTACTGGGGCCATCGCTGGAGCCACGAAATCCCGTACCTCTGGCGGTTCCATTCCATCCACCACAGCGCCGAGGAAGTCGACTTCCTGGTCAACACCCGCGCGCATCCGGTCGACATGGTGTTCGGCCGGTTCTGCGGCCTGGTGCCGATCTATGTGCTGGGCCTGGGCAGTCCGGCGAGTCCGGCGGGGAGCGCGGCGCCCGTCGTGGCCACCCTGATCGGCACGGTGTGGGGCTTCTTCATCCACGCCAATGTGCGGTGGCGGTTCGGGCCGCTGGAATGGCTGATCTCCACTCCCGCGTTCCACCACTGGCACCACACCACCACGCCCGTCAACCGAAATTACGCCTCCACGCTCCCCTGGCTCGACCGGATCTTCGGGACTCATTACCTGCCCCGCAAGGAATGGCCGGCGGCCTACGGGATCAAGGCGAAATTGCCGGATACTCTGGTCGGGCAACTGGCCTATCCGCTGCGCGCGGAGACTCCGACGATCAACCCGCCGGAGGCCGCGTTTGATAGTCGGACAGCGTTCGCGGAGTGA
- a CDS encoding PEP-CTERM sorting domain-containing protein: MSWKKTAAIVIPALALTLGGAGGAQANLVYNGDFELTTGVNKQFDSLTTVLGWTSTNGNNDAYNFIYAPGAADTVGATGQYGNVQLWGPGNGSNNGMPASSPVGGNFIAADGPFQNGAISQTINGLVVGDTYQVGFWWAAGQQYGFTGDTTEQWEVKFGSQSQSTVVVNNVSHGFTDWMYQTFDFQATSTSELLSFISHGSPVGVPPFTLLDGVTVNAVPEPSALLLMGGGMLGLGVAGLRCRGKSTTV, translated from the coding sequence ATGTCTTGGAAAAAAACGGCCGCGATCGTGATCCCCGCCCTTGCCCTGACGCTCGGCGGCGCCGGTGGTGCTCAGGCCAACTTGGTGTACAACGGCGACTTCGAGTTGACCACCGGCGTTAACAAGCAGTTCGACAGTTTGACGACGGTCCTCGGATGGACTTCCACCAACGGCAACAACGACGCCTACAACTTCATCTACGCTCCCGGGGCGGCGGACACCGTCGGCGCGACCGGCCAGTATGGCAACGTCCAGCTCTGGGGTCCGGGCAACGGCTCGAACAATGGCATGCCCGCCAGCAGCCCGGTCGGCGGCAACTTCATCGCCGCGGACGGTCCTTTCCAGAACGGCGCGATCTCGCAGACCATCAACGGCCTGGTCGTCGGCGACACATACCAGGTCGGTTTCTGGTGGGCGGCCGGTCAGCAGTATGGCTTTACCGGCGACACCACCGAGCAGTGGGAAGTCAAGTTCGGCAGCCAGAGTCAGTCCACCGTCGTCGTGAATAATGTCAGTCATGGTTTCACCGATTGGATGTACCAAACCTTCGACTTCCAGGCGACCAGCACCAGCGAACTGCTCTCCTTCATCTCGCACGGCAGTCCGGTGGGCGTGCCCCCCTTCACGCTGCTGGACGGTGTGACGGTCAACGCCGTGCCGGAGCCTTCGGCCCTGTTGCTCATGGGCGGCGGCATGCTCGGCCTTGGCGTCGCCGGCCTGCGTTGCCGCGGTAAGTCCACCACGGTCTGA
- a CDS encoding DUF1570 domain-containing protein yields the protein MKVDVPGTSTAVRWLPALVAAWFSLGGGVRADLVYFRNGGEIQAPVAMRGDSIVIDLAGEEYVFPPEDVRKRLPGFLPSEEWSERAARAREAGADSRFANAWWALENGLTDEAVAEVKAIHQAAPMHGPAGRMAAMIARLEPPCNDPEMPGFRGALRVAFETARGPHVLLLHQHSDAEAAARVALLERVVTSYYLTFAGSGIELQVPKRRVVFAWFADRTDYLAFLKSQGAGAFETTRGYYHPTWNAVVSYDAHSAESDRRERDVFAARRGELKRFQTVLDRLPPRARARVVLADEPAQTVGKADGAALIDRLERDVRRRELLLADRRLAMDDGIAAHETIHLLAAASGLQPRHDAFPIWLQEGLAMQFEVVRGGRWAGIGRAHDIRLADWRSLNPPPPLEPLVRDKGFGRGYQRDPYVQAWALVYFLRARRSAQFVTFLDLLRNPSPATDDHPESPPTPFDAFRRAFGTDLESLEREWHEFLRNAATPLELHAPKVLPAASQPGSAPHNRLLGHDAIDRSPGIAMIHFTQYGA from the coding sequence ATGAAAGTCGATGTTCCCGGCACCTCGACGGCGGTTCGCTGGCTCCCGGCCCTGGTCGCGGCGTGGTTCTCGCTCGGCGGCGGGGTTCGCGCCGACCTGGTTTATTTTCGAAACGGCGGCGAGATTCAGGCCCCGGTTGCGATGCGGGGCGATTCGATCGTGATCGACCTGGCGGGCGAGGAGTACGTTTTTCCTCCTGAAGACGTCCGCAAGCGGCTGCCCGGCTTCCTCCCTTCCGAGGAATGGAGCGAGCGGGCGGCGCGAGCCCGCGAGGCCGGAGCCGACTCCCGGTTCGCGAACGCCTGGTGGGCTCTCGAAAACGGCCTGACGGACGAAGCGGTCGCCGAGGTGAAGGCGATCCATCAGGCCGCCCCAATGCACGGGCCGGCCGGCCGGATGGCCGCGATGATCGCTCGCCTCGAACCCCCGTGCAACGACCCCGAAATGCCCGGTTTCCGAGGGGCGCTGCGGGTCGCGTTCGAGACCGCCCGAGGTCCGCACGTCCTGCTGCTGCACCAGCACTCCGACGCCGAGGCCGCCGCCCGGGTCGCGCTCCTGGAACGAGTCGTCACAAGCTATTACTTGACGTTCGCCGGCTCGGGGATCGAGCTTCAGGTTCCGAAACGTCGCGTCGTCTTCGCCTGGTTCGCCGACCGGACGGACTACCTCGCCTTCCTGAAATCGCAGGGCGCCGGGGCCTTCGAAACCACGCGCGGTTATTACCATCCGACCTGGAACGCGGTGGTTTCCTACGACGCCCACAGCGCCGAGTCGGATCGTCGCGAGCGGGACGTCTTCGCCGCCCGTCGCGGCGAGCTGAAGCGGTTCCAGACGGTCCTCGACCGCCTGCCGCCGCGAGCCCGGGCGCGCGTGGTGCTCGCGGACGAGCCGGCCCAGACGGTCGGCAAGGCCGACGGCGCGGCTCTGATCGATCGTCTCGAACGCGACGTGCGGCGTCGCGAGCTGCTGCTGGCCGATCGCCGCCTCGCCATGGACGACGGCATCGCCGCGCACGAGACGATCCACCTGCTGGCCGCCGCCAGCGGCCTCCAGCCGCGTCACGACGCCTTTCCGATCTGGCTGCAAGAAGGGCTGGCGATGCAGTTCGAGGTCGTCCGGGGGGGGCGCTGGGCGGGGATCGGCCGCGCCCACGACATCCGCCTCGCCGACTGGCGGAGCCTCAACCCTCCGCCTCCTCTCGAACCGTTGGTCCGCGACAAGGGTTTCGGCCGCGGCTACCAGCGCGACCCGTACGTGCAGGCCTGGGCGCTGGTCTACTTCCTCCGCGCCCGCCGCTCGGCCCAGTTCGTGACCTTCCTCGACCTCCTCCGCAACCCGTCCCCCGCGACCGACGACCACCCCGAAAGCCCGCCAACTCCCTTCGACGCCTTCCGGCGCGCCTTCGGGACCGATCTCGAATCCCTCGAACGCGAGTGGCACGAATTCCTCCGCAACGCCGCAACGCCGCTGGAACTCCACGCCCCCAAAGTGCTTCCGGCCGCCTCCCAGCCCGGCTCGGCCCCCCACAATCGACTTCTCGGGCACGATGCGATTGACAGATCGCCGGGGATCGCTATGATTCATTTCACGCAGTACGGGGCGTAG
- a CDS encoding carbon storage regulator, giving the protein MLVLSRKSMQSVTIGSDIRITVIRLEGNQVRIGIEAPRDVRILRDELVDGYEEVPGLSDEPIIDLASVVA; this is encoded by the coding sequence ATGCTGGTGCTGAGCCGCAAGAGTATGCAATCCGTGACGATCGGTTCAGATATTCGGATCACCGTGATTCGCCTCGAAGGCAACCAGGTGAGAATCGGAATCGAGGCGCCCCGTGACGTCCGTATCCTGAGGGATGAACTCGTCGACGGCTATGAAGAGGTGCCAGGTCTCTCCGACGAGCCGATCATCGACCTGGCCTCGGTCGTCGCCTAG